The uncultured Fibrobacter sp. genomic interval CGCACATGGTCTGGTAACCTGGGAAGATAAGTCCAAGGCTTGTGCCGATAAGGAATGCCGCAACAAAGAAGGTTACGGGTGAGTGGCAGAATGCGAGCAGGACGTAAGCGACGATGTTCAAGGTCATTCCGGTGCCGACCAAATGGATCAGGTAGCCTTTGTCGATGAGCCTACCGGTCATGATGCGGTTGAGAATCAGTCCTGCGGCAATCAGTGCATAGAACCAGCCGGAACCCCCGATGCCGAGTTCCTTGGCGTAAAGCGCAATGTAGTTCGTGACGGGACCATAGGCGAATCCAACGAAGATGAAGTTGATGAACTGCGGAACGGCACGGGTGAGGAAGAATCGGTCAAGCGAAAGCGGTGGATGTGGCTTTTTCTCCTTGGGGGCAATTTTCAATGTCTGCACCAGAATGAGTCCGATGATACACAGGGCAAGCGAAATCACGAATACGATGGTGTCGCCGAAGGCTTCGTACAGGAACATGCCTGTCATGGGGCCTGTCGCAAACGCGAGGTTCACGCTGATGCCGAAGTAACCGATGCCTTCGCCACGGCGGCTTGCGGGTAGCGAGTCAATGGCGACCGTGTTACTTGCCGTGGTGGAAATCCCGAAGAAGAGCCCGTGCGCGAAACGTACTGCGGCAAGGATAGCGATGATGCTTACGGCCTTGTACCCGACAAAGCATGCGGTAAAAGCGAAGAACGTCCAGAAGTAAAGCGGCTTGCGGCTGAGCGTGTCGACTAGGAATCCGGCGAAGGGCCTGCAAGCAAGTGCGCCGATGGTGTAGAGCGAGATGACGATGCCTGCTGTTGCGTTGTCTGTTTGGAATTTTTCGATGATGTAGAGCGGGAGGATCGGCAACAGCTGGTAAAAACTGAAGAACAGTAAAAAATTCGCGGCAGCGACCTTTACGAAAGTCGCTGTCCAAAGTCTCGGAAGTTGCGCTTTGTCAGAAATTATCGAATTATCCATCATACACCTAAAATTGATAAACAAAATTTAACAATTATTAAGGCCCGATGTATAGCGCAGGCTTCATAATAAATGGCAAATCGCTCTAATCACGTATTTTCGACATTTGTATCGTTGGTGAGGAAAAATTTTTATATTACATTTCATGAGATTTTTCCCGAAAAGTTTCCTCCTTTTTTCTGC includes:
- a CDS encoding MFS transporter, with amino-acid sequence MMDNSIISDKAQLPRLWTATFVKVAAANFLLFFSFYQLLPILPLYIIEKFQTDNATAGIVISLYTIGALACRPFAGFLVDTLSRKPLYFWTFFAFTACFVGYKAVSIIAILAAVRFAHGLFFGISTTASNTVAIDSLPASRRGEGIGYFGISVNLAFATGPMTGMFLYEAFGDTIVFVISLALCIIGLILVQTLKIAPKEKKPHPPLSLDRFFLTRAVPQFINFIFVGFAYGPVTNYIALYAKELGIGGSGWFYALIAAGLILNRIMTGRLIDKGYLIHLVGTGMTLNIVAYVLLAFCHSPVTFFVAAFLIGTSLGLIFPGYQTMCVNLARHDQRGTANSTYLSGWDIGIGAGILAGGSMAGHFGMHQPVFLACAIALVIADILYFTWTARHYLRNKLEG